A region of Gammaproteobacteria bacterium DNA encodes the following proteins:
- a CDS encoding IS630 family transposase, producing MKRDGRTLDHKTLEEMRLMAVQRMAEGESAAAVAASFGMHRSWAFKCRAAVRGRGRGVQVLRSRKGTGRPRKLTATQARQVFVWVNGKNPLQYGFDFGLWTRQIVGELIAQRSGVRLSLASIGALLARQGLTAQKPLQRAYQRDPAAVERWQRQTYPAIARQAKREQADICFWDESGFRADAVQGKTWSAKGQTPVVSVPGQRQGISAASAVSAKGAFWFATYAGGLHGELCVELLCKLMRGRRRPLHLILDGLPAHKSKAVKDYVVGLQGKLALHYLPGYAPDLNPDELVWSHAKRTGNARRPLQQGEKLADRVTKQLAEIGHKPALVRSFFRHPSVAYISDL from the coding sequence ATGAAACGCGACGGCCGTACGCTGGACCACAAGACGCTGGAAGAGATGCGTTTGATGGCCGTACAGCGCATGGCGGAAGGCGAGTCCGCGGCGGCTGTGGCGGCCTCGTTCGGCATGCATCGCTCGTGGGCGTTCAAATGCCGCGCCGCAGTGCGGGGGCGTGGTCGCGGCGTGCAGGTGTTGCGCTCGCGCAAGGGCACTGGGCGGCCGCGCAAGCTGACTGCCACACAAGCGCGCCAGGTGTTTGTCTGGGTCAACGGCAAGAATCCGCTGCAATACGGTTTTGATTTCGGTCTGTGGACGCGACAGATCGTGGGTGAACTGATCGCGCAGCGGTCTGGCGTGCGCCTGAGTCTGGCCTCGATCGGGGCCTTGTTGGCGCGGCAGGGGTTGACGGCGCAGAAACCGTTGCAACGCGCTTACCAGCGCGACCCGGCAGCGGTCGAGCGTTGGCAGCGTCAAACGTATCCAGCCATTGCGCGGCAAGCCAAGCGGGAGCAGGCGGACATCTGCTTCTGGGACGAATCCGGGTTCCGCGCCGATGCAGTGCAAGGCAAGACCTGGAGCGCCAAGGGGCAGACGCCCGTGGTGTCGGTGCCAGGGCAGCGTCAAGGCATCAGTGCGGCCTCCGCGGTCAGCGCTAAGGGCGCGTTCTGGTTTGCGACCTATGCAGGCGGATTGCATGGCGAGTTGTGCGTCGAACTGCTGTGCAAGCTGATGCGCGGCCGTCGCCGTCCCCTGCATTTGATCCTGGATGGGTTGCCCGCGCACAAGAGCAAAGCGGTCAAAGACTATGTCGTGGGTCTGCAGGGCAAGTTGGCGCTGCATTACTTGCCCGGCTATGCGCCCGACCTGAATCCGGACGAGTTGGTATGGAGCCACGCCAAACGTACTGGCAATGCGCGGCGCCCTTTGCAGCAAGGCGAGAAGCTTGCCGACCGGGTGACCAAACAGCTTGCCGAAATCGGTCACAAACCCGCACTGGTCAGATCGTTCTTCAGACATCCAAGTGTCGCCTATATTTCTGACTTATGA
- a CDS encoding uracil-DNA glycosylase, with product MGIDVWVPRQHDDSRRALAEAEDSAGRDDVRFSRARHDFGAADSLSADSAYVSEPLADKRQDASPQAETKQISGERPFPEGAEAEAKPAGYAEARDNAAAPAGEVASLDWEALKERVAGCTLCGLEKTRTRTVFGVGSHTADWLFIGEAPGRDEDAQGEPFVGRAGQLLNNMLKAIGLTREQVFIANVLKCRPPKNRDPKPIEALACEPYLKRQIVLLKPRIIIALGRVAAQNLLRNDTPIGRMRGQQYVYADTGIPLLVTYHPAYLLRSPLEKRRAWADLLQAKKLVAARGRP from the coding sequence ATGGGCATCGATGTGTGGGTGCCGCGGCAGCACGACGATTCGCGCCGGGCGCTGGCCGAAGCGGAGGATTCCGCTGGCCGTGACGATGTAAGATTCTCTCGGGCGCGGCACGACTTTGGGGCTGCCGATTCTTTGTCCGCCGATTCTGCATACGTTTCCGAGCCGCTGGCGGATAAAAGACAGGATGCGTCGCCGCAGGCGGAGACAAAGCAAATTTCAGGTGAGCGCCCTTTTCCGGAGGGCGCAGAGGCGGAGGCGAAACCCGCCGGTTATGCGGAAGCCCGCGACAATGCTGCCGCGCCGGCCGGTGAGGTTGCATCACTCGACTGGGAGGCACTCAAAGAGCGGGTCGCCGGCTGTACGTTGTGTGGACTGGAAAAAACCCGCACGCGGACGGTGTTCGGCGTAGGCAGCCATACGGCCGACTGGCTCTTCATCGGCGAGGCGCCGGGCAGGGATGAAGATGCCCAGGGCGAGCCGTTCGTGGGACGCGCCGGGCAATTGCTGAACAACATGCTGAAGGCGATTGGCCTCACTCGGGAACAGGTTTTCATCGCCAATGTGCTGAAATGCCGCCCGCCGAAGAATCGCGATCCGAAACCGATTGAGGCGCTCGCATGCGAACCGTATCTCAAGCGGCAGATCGTGCTCCTCAAGCCCAGAATCATCATCGCGCTGGGCCGTGTGGCGGCGCAGAACCTGTTGCGTAACGACACGCCGATTGGCAGGATGCGCGGGCAACAATACGTTTACGCCGATACCGGCATTCCGCTGCTGGTGACGTACCATCCCGCGTATCTGCTGCGCAGTCCGCTGGAGAAGCGCCGTGCCTGGGCAGATTTATTGCAAGCGAAAAAGCTGGTCGCCGCGCGCGGAAGGCCCTGA
- the rimI gene encoding ribosomal protein S18-alanine N-acetyltransferase has translation MSAVLDLSEYRLRPMQKRDLAQIYAIESRAYQYPWSAGIFRDCLRVGYSCWVYEAGDSIQAYAIMSIAAAECHVMNVTVNPEIHGQGVGREVLRQLIIIAEDHGADTMLLEARPSNRAALKLYRSEGFNELGTRKAYYPAHAGREDAVILARALVAS, from the coding sequence ATGAGCGCTGTTCTCGATCTTTCGGAATACCGTCTGCGCCCCATGCAAAAGCGCGATCTTGCGCAGATTTATGCCATAGAGTCGCGCGCATACCAATACCCGTGGTCGGCGGGCATCTTCCGGGACTGTCTGCGCGTGGGTTATTCATGCTGGGTATACGAAGCCGGGGACAGCATCCAGGCGTATGCCATCATGTCGATCGCGGCCGCCGAGTGCCACGTGATGAATGTCACCGTTAACCCTGAAATTCACGGTCAGGGCGTGGGTCGCGAGGTTCTGCGCCAGCTGATCATCATTGCCGAAGACCACGGTGCCGACACTATGCTGCTGGAGGCGCGGCCTTCCAATCGCGCCGCGCTCAAGCTTTATCGATCCGAGGGGTTCAACGAGCTGGGTACGCGCAAGGCGTATTATCCCGCGCACGCCGGGCGCGAGGACGCAGTGATTCTGGCCAGAGCTTTGGTTGCTTCTTAG